In one window of Chryseobacterium sp. JV274 DNA:
- a CDS encoding SDR family NAD(P)-dependent oxidoreductase: MNKQKVWFITGASRGMGLEAVKEVLHKGDKVIAISRNIQHVNNGDTENLLSLQVDITNDEDVKNAIKKGIQHFGGIDVVLNNAGYYLAGSVEEIKDEEFRKTMDVNLFGMVNVIRHTMPFLRKQRSGHIINISSNMGYVGYANTGSYNASKFAVIGLSEALAQEVKVFGVNVTVVAPGMFRTGFMSEATLTAAENRIEDYHLDKHIDMLQSFHGYQPGDPVKLAQILYNISTLSNPPLHLILGKDSYESILEHRKNETEELEQWKHLSFSTDFK; the protein is encoded by the coding sequence ATGAATAAGCAAAAAGTGTGGTTTATAACCGGAGCATCAAGAGGAATGGGACTTGAAGCGGTAAAAGAAGTTTTACATAAAGGAGATAAAGTAATAGCCATTTCCCGGAACATACAACATGTAAATAATGGAGATACAGAAAATTTACTCTCTTTACAGGTTGATATTACGAATGATGAGGATGTAAAAAATGCTATTAAAAAAGGTATTCAGCATTTTGGTGGCATTGATGTGGTTCTTAATAATGCAGGCTATTATTTAGCAGGCAGTGTAGAAGAAATAAAGGATGAAGAATTCCGCAAAACAATGGATGTAAACCTGTTTGGGATGGTTAATGTTATTAGACACACTATGCCATTTCTAAGAAAACAGAGATCAGGACATATTATCAATATTTCTTCCAATATGGGATATGTTGGTTATGCCAATACAGGCAGTTATAATGCTTCAAAATTTGCTGTCATAGGACTTTCAGAAGCTCTTGCACAAGAAGTCAAAGTTTTCGGGGTGAATGTGACAGTAGTGGCTCCCGGAATGTTCCGTACAGGTTTTATGAGTGAGGCAACTTTGACGGCTGCAGAAAATAGGATTGAGGATTATCACTTGGACAAGCATATTGACATGCTTCAAAGCTTCCATGGTTATCAGCCTGGTGATCCCGTGAAACTTGCTCAAATACTTTATAATATTAGTACTTTAAGCAATCCGCCCTTACATCTGATTTTAGGGAAGGATAGTTATGAATCAATTCTTGAACATAGAAAAAATGAAACTGAAGAACTAGAGCAATGGAAACATCTTTCCTTTTCTACGGATTTTAAATAA
- a CDS encoding DUF4476 domain-containing protein — protein sequence MKKIFISGMLLAGISSFAQEAGQVGELLKNEASTSEMRSPKSLNERNKTPDGMRPGNNTIPQRNRNTHPNYQWNRNYGYAEVFLRIPEQGFFTVEIGDQMIANGSGKYRFFDLSSGRMPVSIYENGFLIYRTTLMLRNNNRMVLDFFTNEGLYLLDSYPVQGQYGFNDWNDVWNNPYGNQSGDGYNQGNVMDNNSFRQFFDMMIRNEKFDDGKIAMINQQMRTSMFTSAQIRDLVKAISFDNKKLALAKSMYRNCVDKNRYFMVYDAFDFESSKRELMDYISNL from the coding sequence ATGAAAAAGATTTTTATCAGTGGGATGCTTTTAGCGGGGATCAGCTCTTTTGCCCAGGAAGCAGGTCAGGTTGGAGAGTTATTAAAGAATGAAGCTTCTACCTCAGAAATGAGATCTCCCAAAAGTTTAAATGAAAGAAATAAAACTCCTGATGGGATGAGACCTGGAAATAATACGATTCCTCAGAGAAATAGAAATACCCATCCAAATTATCAGTGGAACAGGAACTATGGCTATGCGGAAGTTTTTCTGAGAATTCCTGAGCAAGGCTTTTTCACTGTTGAAATTGGAGATCAGATGATAGCCAATGGTTCCGGGAAATACAGGTTCTTTGATTTGTCGTCAGGAAGAATGCCTGTTTCTATCTACGAAAATGGTTTTCTGATTTACAGAACCACGCTTATGCTTCGCAATAATAACAGAATGGTGCTGGATTTTTTTACCAATGAAGGGTTATATCTTCTGGATTCTTATCCTGTTCAGGGCCAATATGGCTTCAATGACTGGAATGATGTATGGAACAATCCTTACGGAAACCAGTCCGGAGATGGATATAATCAGGGTAATGTAATGGATAATAATTCTTTCCGCCAGTTTTTTGATATGATGATAAGGAATGAGAAGTTTGATGATGGTAAAATAGCTATGATCAATCAGCAGATGCGCACTTCAATGTTTACTTCCGCACAAATAAGAGATCTGGTAAAAGCTATCAGTTTTGATAATAAAAAATTAGCACTCGCTAAATCTATGTATCGCAACTGCGTTGATAAAAACAGATACTTTATGGTGTATGATGCTTTTGATTTTGAAAGCAGTAAGCGGGAGCTGATGGATTATATTTCAAATTTGTAA
- a CDS encoding glycosyltransferase gives MKKISVIFILPDLETGGAERIVTTIANHLSRDRFEPKILLLRKQGGYLNFLKKDVEIIDINTERIRHSLKPILGEIYRRKPDIVFSGFGEVNAYLSLFIKLFPRTKFIARETNVVTQHVTRKEIKFFYNFYNNYQRIIAQSDDMMKDLVDNFNIKKKKIVKINNPVDFDFIEDKMALSLKPECFKYNYKNVVAIGNLSSRKGFDNLLKVFSRLKNENIMLHILGDGKDKEILYQTKELLGLKKVIFHGRQDNPYQYLKYADLFVLSSRYEGFPNVLLEAGACGTYSLANNCPGGINEIIQHNVNGEVANIENYDGFAQQIVKVLQNNYNKDAIRNSIKSRFSKNIILDKYERVLLDLMK, from the coding sequence ATGAAAAAGATATCTGTCATATTTATTCTGCCGGACTTAGAAACCGGGGGAGCAGAAAGAATTGTTACTACTATTGCGAATCATCTTTCCAGAGATCGGTTTGAACCCAAGATTTTGCTGTTACGTAAACAAGGCGGATATTTGAATTTTCTGAAAAAAGACGTCGAAATTATCGATATCAATACCGAAAGAATAAGACATTCTTTAAAGCCTATTTTAGGTGAAATCTACCGAAGAAAACCAGATATTGTTTTTTCAGGTTTCGGAGAGGTAAATGCTTACTTATCCTTATTCATCAAACTCTTTCCAAGAACCAAATTCATTGCCCGGGAAACCAATGTCGTTACCCAGCATGTAACCCGTAAAGAGATTAAGTTTTTCTATAATTTTTACAATAACTATCAGAGAATCATTGCGCAGAGTGATGATATGATGAAGGATCTTGTTGATAATTTTAATATTAAAAAGAAAAAAATTGTCAAGATCAATAATCCTGTAGACTTTGATTTTATTGAAGATAAAATGGCACTCTCTTTAAAACCAGAATGCTTCAAATACAACTATAAAAACGTAGTGGCCATTGGCAACTTATCATCCAGAAAAGGATTTGATAACCTGTTGAAGGTTTTTTCCAGACTGAAGAATGAAAATATTATGCTTCATATTCTGGGTGATGGAAAAGATAAGGAGATCTTATATCAGACCAAAGAACTCTTAGGATTAAAAAAAGTAATTTTTCACGGCAGACAGGATAATCCCTACCAATATCTGAAATATGCAGATTTATTTGTACTTTCTTCGAGGTATGAAGGTTTTCCCAATGTACTTCTGGAAGCGGGAGCCTGCGGAACTTATTCTCTAGCCAACAACTGCCCCGGAGGAATCAATGAAATTATTCAGCATAATGTAAACGGTGAAGTTGCCAATATTGAAAACTATGATGGTTTTGCACAACAGATTGTAAAAGTATTGCAGAACAATTATAATAAAGATGCAATAAGAAACTCTATTAAATCAAGGTTTTCAAAGAATATTATTTTGGATAAATACGAAAGGGTATTGCTGGATTTAATGAAGTAG
- a CDS encoding helix-turn-helix domain-containing protein, with the protein MKKPYSGPYVIRSISELHRLFALPQPDHPLISVIDFESLSYQHSDIWNHFTNDFYCIVLKKGSNGNFKYGLKDYDFDEGMMTFTKPGQIFSVTSIKNNPVKGYMLVFKAELIRPYSLGKNIDQYGFFSYSIAEALHLSEKENIVISSLLKQLQQELKNNIDHYSQDVVVSHLDLLLSYSNRFYNRQFLTRKSVNNDIVTRLEQILKDYFNNEQALTQGLPTVHFLAGELHLSPDYMTDLLRNTIGQNTQQYIHEHLIEKAKKLLTASNLTVTEIAYQLGFEYPQSFSKLFKKTTKQTPLEFRKSFN; encoded by the coding sequence ATGAAAAAACCTTATTCAGGACCTTATGTGATAAGATCTATTTCAGAACTGCATCGTTTGTTTGCTCTTCCTCAGCCGGATCATCCTTTGATAAGTGTAATTGATTTTGAATCATTAAGCTATCAGCATAGCGATATATGGAATCATTTTACTAACGACTTTTATTGCATTGTTCTTAAAAAAGGCAGTAACGGGAATTTTAAATATGGTCTTAAAGATTATGATTTTGATGAAGGGATGATGACTTTTACAAAACCAGGACAGATATTTTCAGTAACATCCATAAAAAATAATCCTGTTAAAGGATATATGTTAGTATTCAAGGCGGAGCTAATCCGTCCATATTCTTTAGGGAAAAATATAGATCAATATGGTTTTTTCTCTTATTCCATAGCAGAGGCCCTGCATCTTTCAGAAAAAGAAAATATTGTAATTTCATCTTTACTGAAACAGTTACAACAGGAACTGAAGAATAATATAGACCATTACAGTCAGGATGTTGTAGTATCTCACCTGGATCTTTTATTGAGTTATTCCAATCGTTTTTATAACCGACAGTTTCTTACCAGAAAATCAGTGAATAATGATATTGTCACTAGACTTGAGCAAATTTTGAAGGATTATTTTAACAACGAACAAGCTCTTACCCAAGGGCTGCCGACAGTGCATTTTCTTGCTGGTGAACTTCACCTTTCGCCCGATTATATGACAGATCTGCTGCGCAATACAATAGGACAGAATACTCAACAATATATCCATGAACATTTAATTGAAAAAGCTAAGAAATTATTAACTGCTTCCAACTTAACCGTTACAGAAATTGCTTATCAGCTCGGATTTGAATATCCTCAGTCATTTAGTAAATTATTCAAAAAAACTACAAAACAAACTCCACTGGAGTTCCGAAAATCTTTTAATTAA
- the recQ gene encoding DNA helicase RecQ has product MSAKKANLSGELKKYFGFSTFKGQQEQIIDNLLNGKDIFVLMPTGGGKSLCYQLPALISEGTAIVVSPLIALMKNQVDAVNGLSSEDGVAHVLNSSLNKTQTKQVFDDIKSGKTKLLYVAPESLIKDDYLDFLKDVKISFFAIDEAHCISEWGHDFRPEYRNLKQIIDRIANVPVIALTATATPKVQDDIQKTLGMTNALVFKESFNRPNLYYEVCPKINIDKEIVRFINQHKGKSGIVYCLSRRKVEEFAQLLQVNGINALPYHAGLDQKVRVANQDKFLMEEVDVIVATIAFGMGIDKPDVRFVIHYDFPKSLESYYQETGRAGRDGGEGHCLAFYDPKDIEKLEKFLAQKPVSEREIGLQLLNEVVGYAETSMSRRQYILYYFGENFDPVKGDGANMCDNSSNPPKVKDATADLKKTLELINDTGEKFKSKDLISVIVGKENAVTKSYKLEQSSYFGFGKEEKDNYWKTILRQATVQNCLQKDIETYGVLKITEKGKTVLNGTSKDVFLIAEDREFDLTQAKAESDQVQQQASGGMDQNLFNLLKELRKKVAKKHGIPPYTVFMDPSLEDMTVQYPITVDEITKIYGVGEGKAKKYGKEFADYIKTYVEDNNIERTQDMVLKQVANKSSHKVFIIQSTDKKIDLEDIARAKNLSMDELLKEMERIVYQGTKLNIDYYIEDNFDEDIVDGFMEFMNESESDSMKVLLDEFGDELSDEEVRMLRIKFISDVAN; this is encoded by the coding sequence ATGAGCGCAAAAAAAGCCAATTTATCAGGCGAATTGAAAAAGTATTTTGGGTTTTCTACATTTAAGGGACAGCAGGAACAAATTATAGACAACCTATTGAATGGGAAAGATATATTTGTTTTAATGCCTACGGGTGGTGGAAAATCATTATGTTATCAGCTTCCGGCACTTATTTCGGAAGGTACGGCAATCGTCGTTTCGCCCTTGATAGCGTTAATGAAGAATCAGGTAGATGCAGTGAACGGCCTTTCATCTGAGGATGGGGTAGCGCATGTATTAAATTCCTCATTAAACAAAACGCAGACCAAGCAGGTTTTTGACGATATAAAAAGCGGCAAAACCAAACTTCTGTATGTAGCTCCTGAATCATTAATAAAAGATGATTACCTGGATTTTTTGAAAGATGTGAAAATTTCTTTCTTTGCTATCGACGAAGCCCACTGTATTTCAGAGTGGGGACATGATTTCAGACCAGAATACCGGAATCTGAAACAGATTATAGACAGAATCGCCAATGTACCGGTGATTGCTTTAACGGCTACTGCTACTCCTAAGGTTCAGGATGATATCCAGAAGACTTTAGGAATGACTAATGCATTGGTGTTCAAAGAAAGTTTCAACCGTCCTAATCTATATTATGAGGTATGTCCTAAAATCAATATAGACAAGGAAATCGTTAGGTTTATCAATCAGCATAAAGGGAAATCAGGAATTGTATACTGCCTGAGCCGAAGAAAAGTTGAAGAATTTGCCCAGCTTCTGCAGGTAAACGGAATCAATGCACTTCCTTACCACGCAGGTCTTGACCAGAAAGTGAGAGTTGCCAATCAGGATAAATTCCTGATGGAAGAAGTAGATGTAATTGTTGCTACCATTGCCTTTGGGATGGGAATTGATAAGCCGGATGTACGTTTTGTGATCCACTACGACTTTCCAAAATCATTGGAAAGCTACTACCAGGAAACAGGAAGAGCAGGAAGAGACGGAGGTGAAGGCCACTGTCTGGCATTCTATGATCCTAAAGATATTGAGAAATTAGAAAAATTTCTGGCACAAAAACCCGTTTCAGAAAGAGAAATCGGATTACAACTTTTAAATGAAGTGGTAGGTTATGCTGAGACTTCAATGAGCAGAAGACAATATATCCTGTATTATTTTGGAGAAAATTTCGATCCTGTAAAAGGAGACGGAGCCAATATGTGTGACAACTCATCCAATCCTCCAAAAGTAAAGGATGCCACTGCAGACTTGAAAAAAACGTTGGAACTCATTAATGATACAGGAGAAAAATTCAAGTCTAAAGATTTGATTTCCGTTATCGTGGGGAAAGAAAATGCAGTGACAAAATCTTACAAACTTGAGCAAAGTTCTTATTTTGGCTTTGGAAAAGAAGAAAAAGATAATTACTGGAAAACAATCCTGAGACAGGCAACCGTTCAGAATTGTTTGCAAAAGGATATTGAAACCTACGGTGTTTTAAAAATTACAGAAAAAGGAAAAACGGTCCTGAATGGTACTTCTAAAGACGTATTTTTAATCGCTGAAGACAGAGAATTTGACCTTACCCAGGCAAAAGCTGAGAGCGATCAGGTACAGCAGCAGGCTAGCGGAGGTATGGATCAGAACCTTTTTAATCTGTTGAAAGAACTTAGAAAGAAAGTTGCCAAAAAACATGGAATTCCACCATATACTGTATTTATGGATCCAAGTTTGGAGGATATGACCGTTCAGTATCCGATTACAGTAGATGAAATTACCAAAATCTATGGAGTAGGCGAAGGAAAAGCTAAAAAGTATGGTAAAGAATTCGCTGATTACATCAAAACATATGTAGAAGACAACAATATAGAACGTACTCAGGATATGGTTTTGAAACAGGTGGCCAATAAATCGAGCCATAAAGTTTTCATTATCCAGAGTACTGATAAAAAGATTGACCTTGAAGATATTGCAAGAGCCAAAAACCTTTCTATGGATGAACTCCTGAAAGAAATGGAAAGAATTGTATATCAGGGAACAAAGCTGAATATCGACTATTATATTGAAGATAATTTTGATGAAGATATCGTAGACGGCTTCATGGAGTTCATGAACGAATCTGAAAGTGACAGCATGAAGGTATTACTGGATGAATTTGGGGATGAACTGTCCGATGAAGAAGTGAGAATGCTGAGGATTAAATTTATCAGCGATGTAGCTAACTAA
- a CDS encoding SDR family NAD(P)-dependent oxidoreductase encodes MNLQLKGKKAFISGSTQGIGFSIAKQLLEEGASVIINGRSEEKTEWAKKKLKEEFPDADVSGISADFVKKEDLNKLLEELEDIDILINNVGVFGINDFYELQDEDWYHYFEINVMSGMRLSRKLLPGMIRKNSGRIIFISSESGVNVPENMIHYGMTKAAMSALSNGLSKLTKGSAVTVNTILGGPTYSDGVAATVEQIAEAQHLTVDQMKEIIIQTANPHILLQRFINPEEIASLAVYLSSPLSVAVNGASLRADSGVLKII; translated from the coding sequence ATGAATTTACAACTAAAAGGAAAGAAAGCATTTATTAGCGGATCCACACAGGGAATAGGATTTTCAATAGCAAAACAATTGTTGGAAGAAGGTGCGTCCGTAATTATCAATGGCAGAAGTGAAGAGAAAACGGAATGGGCGAAGAAAAAACTCAAGGAGGAATTTCCAGATGCAGATGTGTCTGGAATTTCCGCAGATTTTGTCAAAAAAGAAGATCTTAACAAGCTACTGGAGGAGTTGGAGGATATTGATATTCTTATTAATAATGTAGGCGTTTTCGGAATCAATGATTTTTATGAATTGCAGGATGAAGACTGGTATCATTATTTTGAAATCAATGTGATGAGTGGGATGCGGTTATCAAGAAAGCTGCTTCCAGGGATGATCCGAAAAAACTCGGGCAGAATTATTTTTATCAGCAGTGAATCAGGAGTCAATGTTCCTGAAAATATGATTCATTACGGAATGACAAAAGCTGCGATGTCGGCATTAAGTAATGGTTTATCCAAACTCACAAAAGGAAGTGCCGTTACAGTTAATACCATTTTAGGTGGACCTACTTATAGCGATGGGGTTGCTGCTACTGTGGAGCAAATAGCCGAAGCTCAACATCTGACTGTGGATCAAATGAAAGAAATCATTATCCAGACCGCCAACCCACATATTCTTTTACAAAGATTTATTAATCCGGAAGAAATTGCAAGCCTGGCAGTCTACCTTTCCAGCCCTCTTTCTGTTGCGGTAAATGGAGCAAGCTTAAGAGCAGATAGTGGAGTTTTAAAGATAATATAA
- a CDS encoding cupin domain-containing protein, with product MKPFIIAVLMLNSVVIMAQQKTISRKELLKTSLDQSVKSAEIQEITMAAGLAAPKHVHQCPVVGIIKSGEAIFQIEGQKSVLLREGDAFYEPKNTTILHFDNASAEKPLIFTAIYLKEGNEENIKFIK from the coding sequence ATGAAACCATTTATAATTGCTGTTTTGATGCTGAATTCTGTTGTAATCATGGCTCAGCAGAAGACTATCTCCAGAAAAGAATTATTAAAAACTTCTCTTGATCAGAGTGTTAAATCAGCAGAAATTCAGGAAATAACAATGGCTGCAGGGCTGGCTGCTCCCAAACATGTGCATCAATGTCCGGTAGTAGGAATCATAAAGTCCGGAGAAGCTATTTTTCAGATAGAAGGACAGAAAAGCGTTCTTCTTCGGGAAGGTGATGCTTTCTATGAACCTAAAAATACTACGATTCTCCATTTTGATAATGCATCAGCAGAGAAACCACTCATCTTTACAGCAATTTATTTGAAAGAGGGGAATGAGGAAAATATAAAATTCATAAAATAA
- a CDS encoding SIS domain-containing protein produces MDRTNIISIAKTTLEIEISELEKLKNRIDDQFAQAVEIINLAKGKLIVVGIGKSAHVGNKIVATLNSTGTPSQFLHASEAIHGDLGVIQKQDVVLCISNSGNSPEIANLVPYLKDYSSALIGMTGNKKSKLAEFSEVILDTHVDVEACPNKLAPTSSTTIQMALGDALAVALMELNDFKANDFAKFHPGGSLGKNLTSKVEQFLSSQKPQVTEDSSIRDVIISISASSHGITVVTQSDQIIGVITDGDLRRMLMKEEDISKVSAKDIMSSHPRTIEKDALAKEAMKTLKENNIGQLIVTENGKYFGIIDLHKLLDEGIN; encoded by the coding sequence ATGGATAGAACCAACATTATATCAATTGCAAAAACCACTTTAGAAATAGAGATTTCTGAACTCGAAAAATTAAAAAACAGAATAGATGACCAATTTGCGCAGGCAGTAGAGATCATCAACCTGGCAAAAGGAAAGCTTATTGTGGTAGGAATTGGAAAATCGGCCCATGTAGGAAATAAAATTGTAGCGACCTTAAACTCAACGGGAACACCTTCACAGTTCTTGCATGCTTCAGAAGCTATCCATGGAGATCTGGGAGTAATTCAGAAACAAGATGTTGTTTTGTGCATCTCAAATTCCGGAAATTCTCCTGAAATCGCCAACCTGGTTCCTTATTTAAAAGACTATTCTTCCGCTTTGATCGGGATGACGGGAAATAAAAAGAGTAAACTGGCTGAGTTTTCTGAAGTTATTTTAGATACTCACGTTGACGTTGAAGCCTGTCCGAATAAACTGGCACCTACCAGCTCTACTACAATTCAGATGGCTTTGGGAGATGCTTTGGCTGTTGCTTTAATGGAGCTGAATGATTTCAAAGCTAATGATTTCGCCAAATTCCATCCTGGAGGAAGCTTAGGAAAAAACCTGACTTCTAAAGTAGAACAGTTTCTTTCTTCTCAAAAACCTCAGGTTACTGAAGATTCATCAATAAGAGATGTCATTATCTCAATCAGTGCATCAAGCCACGGAATTACAGTGGTAACTCAATCGGATCAAATCATTGGTGTGATCACAGACGGAGATTTGAGAAGGATGCTGATGAAAGAAGAAGATATCAGTAAGGTATCGGCTAAAGATATTATGTCTTCTCATCCAAGAACTATTGAGAAAGATGCGTTGGCCAAAGAAGCTATGAAAACGCTGAAAGAAAATAATATCGGCCAGCTTATTGTAACGGAAAACGGAAAGTATTTCGGGATTATAGATCTGCATAAACTGCTGGACGAGGGGATTAATTAG
- the lpdA gene encoding dihydrolipoyl dehydrogenase has product MSQFDVTVIGSGPGGYVAAIRAAQLGFKTAIIEKYSTLGGTCLNVGCIPSKALLDSSEHFENAKHNFAGHGIIINEPQADITRMIERKNEVIKQNTDGISYLMNKNKITVFEGVGSFESATQIKVTKNDGSSETIESKYTIIATGSKPSALPFISLDKERVITSTEALNLKEIPKHLVVIGGGVIGLELGSVYLRLGAQVTVVEFMDKIIPGMDGALSKELTKVLKKQGMKFMLSTAVSAVERNGDTVKITAKDKKGEEVVVEGDYCLVSVGRKPYTDGLGLEKAGVELDERGRVKVNDHLQTNVANIYAIGDVIKGAMLAHKAEEEGVFVAETLAGQKPHINYNLIPGVVYTWPEVAGVGKTEEQLKEEGVAYKVGSFPMRALGRSRASGDVDGLVKIIADEKTDEVLGMHIIGARAADLIAEGVIAMEFRASAEDIARSSHAHPTYAEAIKEAALDATGKRPIHM; this is encoded by the coding sequence ATGAGTCAATTCGATGTTACCGTAATAGGTTCTGGTCCCGGTGGTTATGTTGCTGCTATCCGTGCAGCACAGTTAGGTTTCAAAACAGCAATTATTGAAAAATATTCAACTTTAGGCGGAACTTGTCTTAATGTTGGATGTATTCCGTCAAAAGCGCTTCTTGACAGCTCTGAGCATTTCGAAAATGCAAAACACAATTTTGCAGGTCACGGAATCATCATCAATGAGCCGCAAGCGGATATTACAAGAATGATCGAACGTAAAAATGAAGTGATCAAGCAGAATACAGATGGAATCAGCTACCTGATGAACAAAAACAAAATTACTGTTTTTGAAGGTGTGGGAAGCTTCGAATCTGCTACTCAGATTAAAGTTACAAAAAACGACGGTTCTTCTGAAACTATCGAATCTAAATATACAATCATTGCAACAGGTTCTAAACCATCTGCATTGCCTTTCATCTCTTTAGATAAAGAAAGAGTGATTACTTCTACGGAAGCTTTAAACCTTAAAGAAATTCCTAAGCATTTAGTAGTAATCGGAGGTGGTGTTATCGGCCTGGAACTAGGTTCTGTATACCTAAGATTAGGAGCTCAGGTAACTGTTGTAGAATTTATGGATAAAATCATCCCTGGAATGGATGGAGCTTTAAGCAAAGAATTGACTAAAGTTCTTAAAAAACAAGGAATGAAGTTTATGCTTTCTACTGCGGTTTCTGCGGTTGAAAGAAACGGAGATACTGTAAAAATCACAGCTAAAGATAAAAAAGGAGAAGAAGTAGTAGTAGAAGGAGATTACTGCTTGGTTTCTGTAGGAAGAAAACCTTACACAGATGGGCTTGGCCTTGAGAAAGCAGGGGTAGAACTTGACGAAAGAGGAAGAGTAAAAGTAAACGACCACCTACAAACGAATGTTGCGAATATCTATGCTATTGGTGACGTTATCAAAGGGGCTATGTTGGCTCACAAAGCTGAAGAAGAAGGAGTTTTTGTTGCTGAAACATTAGCAGGACAAAAACCTCACATCAACTATAACCTGATTCCTGGTGTTGTTTATACATGGCCGGAAGTTGCAGGAGTTGGTAAAACTGAAGAGCAGCTGAAAGAAGAAGGAGTAGCTTACAAAGTAGGTTCTTTCCCAATGAGAGCATTAGGTAGAAGCCGTGCAAGTGGTGATGTTGATGGTCTTGTTAAGATTATTGCAGACGAAAAAACAGATGAGGTTTTAGGAATGCACATCATCGGAGCCAGAGCTGCTGACCTTATTGCTGAAGGAGTAATTGCTATGGAATTCCGTGCAAGTGCTGAAGATATTGCAAGAAGTTCTCATGCTCACCCAACTTATGCAGAAGCTATTAAGGAAGCTGCATTGGATGCTACAGGGAAAAGACCAATTCATATGTAA
- a CDS encoding TetR/AcrR family transcriptional regulator translates to MKGRPNIHQDKELILKAQKLFWEKGFTATSLSDLTVATGAGAGSLYNSFKGGKKELFKKSLGQRREDFENFKQRLNKSEDPIGLIKSFFLNIANADYNEHMKGCIVANTLVEMTFVEESLKEEAVEILKETEKLYTSVIQQQQNKGTLKSTLPAEVLGKYLITFWCGINSLRRMYPDRRILKTQIELQLQVLH, encoded by the coding sequence ATGAAAGGAAGACCCAATATCCATCAGGATAAAGAATTGATTCTAAAAGCTCAGAAATTATTCTGGGAAAAAGGTTTTACTGCAACTTCGCTCAGTGATTTGACTGTCGCAACTGGAGCAGGAGCTGGAAGTTTATATAACTCTTTCAAAGGAGGCAAAAAAGAACTGTTTAAAAAAAGCTTGGGGCAGCGAAGAGAAGACTTTGAAAACTTCAAGCAAAGATTGAATAAAAGCGAAGATCCGATTGGACTTATTAAAAGTTTCTTTTTAAATATCGCTAATGCTGATTATAATGAGCATATGAAAGGCTGTATTGTTGCCAATACACTTGTTGAAATGACATTCGTAGAGGAAAGTTTGAAAGAAGAGGCTGTCGAGATACTAAAGGAAACAGAAAAACTCTATACTTCGGTTATTCAGCAACAACAAAATAAAGGAACTCTGAAATCAACACTTCCGGCAGAGGTTTTGGGTAAGTACCTGATCACGTTTTGGTGTGGTATTAATTCTCTTCGTAGAATGTACCCGGACAGGAGGATTTTGAAAACCCAGATTGAATTGCAATTGCAGGTATTGCATTAA